A genomic segment from Petrotoga mexicana DSM 14811 encodes:
- a CDS encoding heavy-metal-associated domain-containing protein, producing MKYVFDVPDMSCEHCKMNIERQLKSSGIVQNFNVDLENKKVEVETLQEPEKIENLLDEIGYPPKLVSPE from the coding sequence ATGAAATACGTATTTGATGTTCCAGATATGTCTTGCGAACATTGCAAGATGAATATAGAAAGGCAATTAAAGTCTTCGGGCATTGTGCAAAATTTCAACGTTGATTTAGAAAACAAAAAAGTAGAAGTTGAAACATTACAAGAACCAGAAAAAATAGAAAACTTATTGGATGAAATAGGTTATCCCCCAAAA